The Pocillopora verrucosa isolate sample1 chromosome 9, ASM3666991v2, whole genome shotgun sequence genome includes the window CAAGCGAGCGTGTAGAGTGGTCATTACCAAGGAGTGTACAGTGCTGAAATGTAGTGTATTGGAATTTGGCTGAGAAATTTGAGATAGGGTCTCACACTTTACTATTGACTGCTGTAACACGCATTGCTAATGATGAGACGTACACAACAAGTAGTTAAAAGGTGTGTGCATCTGGGAAATTATATCACCTAAGGGTTGTTTTCCTGCAATAAGCACTCCTGACGCCAAGAAcgcttttattaaaattgttattcTCACGGAATATATGTACAATGCTCTCAAGTTACCAAAGGACGTCATTCGATTTAGAACTTTTTGGTTCTGATTGCGGTGAGAAACATGAGCAGGTGGCTGTCTCAGAGGTTTGCTTTTGACTTTAGATCGTAAATTTAAAGTTGAGATATGAAGATCATCAACTGTTATTTCTGCACAAATTTACAACAGCTCAGCAATTGTTGACCAGCTATAGCTTTAAGGATACAAGTAACTGTGATGCTTTTAAAAGGTAGGTATACGTTATTACGAAACTTCACAATGATGATATTTATTACCCTCGAAAGTAATAATCAGTGTACTTTTATACGGCCTGTGGCATGATTGTATAGTTTCACGCTCATGATACTTCGTTCTTTAAAATCGACTTCCTTGCCTAACAATTAcgtactttttgtttttgatttttattttcgtcGATTTTTCATGTGTTAACGTCAAGGACGAAACTGGCGCCTAGTAATTTGCAAGGTGTGGTGCTGTGTGGTGCTTTCAACAAGGGCGACGGTTCTTTGACTCGATCCCTGTTGATTGTAATCGGCGTTCGAGCCCGATTCATTGCGAATTTTTTTGTAGTATGCACAATGGAGTATTCTTGTGAACTCTAACCTAAACAACGGATTCATTCCGGCGTAAATGAAAGGATTAATGGCGTTTGACAAATTTACAAAGAAAGCACACAACAGTTGAATATTGCGACGTACTTTTCCCACAAAGTGTGCCAGGATGGTAATCAACCAAGCAGGAACCCAGCATAACGTGAAGGCAAATACTACGACGAATAATGACTTGCTTATTCGGATTTCATGTGCGCTGAAATGGGCATCCCGTCTTTGACTTTGATGGGTCATCGCTAAATTAATGTTGTGTTCCTGGATTTTTTTGGAGACTTTTCTGTAGCTGAAAATCGTCACCGCCAggggaagaaggaaaaacaagcCAACGATCACAAAAAAATGAGCTATTTTGTTAGATGCAGCCAGCTGTTGACTCAAGCACGCGGCATACTCTGGCACAAATTGAAAACGTTGTACACCAGCCAAGCGAGGAACTAGTATGTAACAAGCAATTAAGCTCCATCCAAAGGCCAGCACGAGGCGGGATTTTATTGGGGAGAAGAACCGTTTATACTCCATATCTGACTTGCATATTCTCATGTATCTGTTAACTGCTGTCAAACCCATCGTCACAGGTGAAACGTACACAGCAAATAGGCTGAAAAAGGCATTTACCTGGCAAAGTACTTTACCAAAGGGCCATTTTCCTGAAATGAGCACTCCGGTTGCAAACGGCATGACGAAAATGGCGCTCAAAAGATCGCTGATAGCCAAAGCAATGATGTAAATGTTAGTGGTAGAACGCAGTCTTGTATTcctatacacggctatacacacCATGATGTTGCCTCCCAGAGACATAATATTCAGCGCAATCATAAAGCCGGACTCCACGATGGTCAAAGCTACACTGCGTGATGGTAGATCAGCCATTTTATTTGGAGTGTTATCGTTATTGCCGCaacttttgcttttcttctaTTATTTCAGTTGATGAGACGAATGCTTGTCCTAAGCTGGTTTCTAATGGGCTTGTGtcaaatgaaagtatattgGTTCCCACCAATTTTCTGAGGTAATCTTCGTTCAAATGGTTTCCAAAAATGAAAGGTGTTGATTGTAGCTGTAAAGCAAAAATGGAAGGCCTTATGTTAATTATACCTTTTAAGCTTCGTGGGCAGTTGGAGGAGCGTTTGACTCACCGGTGATGCTCAATATGACTAACTTCCTGCCAAGCATAAGATCTcggttttgttattttcaggtGCCACATTCTCAAGTAAATTAATCATCTCGTGGGCGTAAAAACCAAACAGAACCAATGAATTTATTGACAGGCGCCACTGATCCTTCAAAGTAAAACAGGTGACCAACCGTGGATTGTTTTTAGCTTGTCTCTGTCCATTAAGACGTTGGCGCAAGTTTTCTACACCATTCATAAGGAGCGATGAAGTAAAACAATGCAATATTAGACCGAATACTTTCGACGCTTTCTAGAAAAAGTACACTATCCTTTTTGTAGCCAGCAATATCTCTAGCTTAGGAAATTCAATATGGTTATTGTATAAGAGAGAAAGGTACTCGATTTTATTTGCACGTCGAGAAGATGATTTTTCATCGtcattttgtaaaaattttgatcTTCTTATATTTAGTGAAAAAGTAATTAAGCATCATCCCACGAAAAATTGGATAAAACACACGGTGATAactattttaagaaaaaaacacaaacagccaatttttttaccTTCCGCTTCAAAAAAGTCACGCTGTTAATGTAAATTCTGGTCATATTCATAACACTCAGTGTTTACAACATGTAAACATGTTTGTCTTTAATTCTGTGACAGACGATCAAATGACAGAAAGTGATTCGTGTTAAGTTGTTGATGATAAATTGTTGTATCAAGGAACAAAAAGagagaatggaaaaaaaagaaaaaaaaagaatgacacCTCCacttttaacacttttgacTTAGAACATCCCGTGGGAGCCAAAGTCAACTCCGTACTCCGCATGCGTGATAGAAGATCGAGAGTTTTCTCCgcggattttaattttcatctacTGCCTCAGTTGACATAACATATTGGTCAGcatcttttcttaattttgtagATACCAATGTATGTTAGTTTAAATCAAATATTAGTCAGACTCTTTGAAGGGCAAGGGGAGACCTTCATAAGGACAAATtggaaaattatgaaaaggAAGTCTCATTTTGAATATAACATCTTCTTTAACCTTTTTGACAACCGGCGAGATGTAGATCTTATCTGTGTTCTTGATGATGGCCTTTATGTGATGAAGGCGATAAATGCGCACTAATTAAGCGAATCCAGTGAAGGAAACAACGGATGTAAAAACGTCGTGCAGCAGTTGAGAATTTTGGAATTTATTCGAAAGAAAAGCAATTGCGCAGATATTTTAAATCAATGCTTTTGACGCTTTCTACTCTGTCTCGGAagttatgatccatcaaatattttagCTTGCCCGCATGCTGATGGAATATGCCCCGGCTAAACCAGTGAAGAATATGCCGGAAATAAACCCCTTTAGACGAGGCGGCTGAAATATTGTCcggaaaatgaatatttgggCGAGAAGCGAAGCCTCGAgggaaaatatgaaatttttagGACAATCTCTCAGCCGGGGGCATTATCAGCCGATATACCAGCAACTCAGATGttgcttatttatttaataaccTATCTGTTAAATTTCGTATCGAAGGTTgactaaaaatttgtttaaatgttttttagttTCAGGGGTAGAATTCGAGATTAGCTTTTTAATGTCACTACCTGTGGACTCTAGAAAATGAGCTCGTTTTTCTTCCATGTAAagtaacaaagaataaaaattgaaactcTTGTGCTGGCTTTTTCCgctggctttgttttctttcgtcaAACTGaatctctttctttattttcgaTATGGGAAAGGGatgaaaatttttacttaatttgCTCACTTTGGATCATCGAACGCTTGTATGCGCGGTTAGGATATAACTATACTATAAACCTTACGAAGAGGTATTCAAACGCATTTTTAAAACGGATAACGGCCTTCTTCCACAACAAATTATGCATTGTAACTCCTGTTTATTATGCTTTCCTGTTAGTAGCCCACCAACTTCATAAACGGCATTAAGGTCAGAGATTAAAGGGAATGATAACCCattaaagaagctctggattgttaaacaCATTCTCGTTGTCAGCACTTTTGAAAATGCATACAGAGCAGTATGGGGAGTATACattttgatgttagggtgtaaaggattaatagtttcctttttattatcaGGTCTATTTCCATCTTCTTACATAAGTTCTGATGCCGATGATTctattttaaagacaaattaaaGTACGGCAAATCCATTCGTAAGTTTATGGGACTGAATGAAATATCCGCGCGCTAACtttctcaaaacaaaagattactAGTATAAGTGGTTTGGTAAATAAGACAAGAAACTGCCTTAATCTTAAGAATACCTTGACTTTCTCAAACAGTTGGGAGAAAATTTGTCTCACCGTAGAGACAGAAATCAGTTCTTTTATAAGTTGTAAAGAGAGCTTCATCAGAATGATGACATTAAGAGTGTGCTATTCATGAAATACAATAAAGAAAGAGATTGATGCAGAAACAGAAAGCACCAATTAAGAAAGTTTGAGACGTTTCCGAGGAACACCTTTGTGTAATGGTGATAAATCGACAAGGGTACATTCTCTGATGTGCATTACATTCTCATCAATGAGAATTTGACCTAAGCACTAATGATTATAATTACGTTCAATCGCTAGAAATATCAACCTTTATCCCTTAATGATAGCCATTCCCTTCATTATTAATCATTCTCAGAATCTCCTCCAATTTCAACCTTCAAAAAGCTAATTGATGACATCTTTTGTGCGTTGTAGATCGCGTTGGTTTTATGACCAATTTTACACCTACTTCTCAGAGACACTTACCGTGAAAAATAATGAAGCCTAATTAACTTGTGTCTCATCAGAATCCCTACAATGAATACAAGGAATGTGCGAGTTAAAAATGGAGGGACATCTTCCTTTCTATTTGACCTCGCAAGTTTGTTaaaaatcacacattaaaaacatttcattaaaatatttctaaaaCAGCTAATGATGATCATTTTGCGACATATAACGACTATAAGCACTACATATAAGGAATTGCAGTTCCATTTTTTACGCTTCCGTGTTGTAACCCATTGCTTTTGACACATAGGGTCAATCCCATGTCTCTCAACAATGTCTTTTAGATAGCTGGTTCATATGTGAGACCTCGTATTATCCCCAACAGTGCTAAGGATTCTATTTTGGGAACAATAAAGGTGCTGTAAATCGTTTGTTTATTGTCTTTGGGCCACTGCCCTACTgtcatttgtaaatatttttacagcTAAGTCttgaagctatttttttttctgtaaaagaTTACAACTTTGTCCTTTCTGTAGTGTCTCCCTATCTCTATCGTGTCCTCTAAAAAGGTTCATTTATCTCTTAAGAACAAgttggtgaatttttttctatcttttcctCCTTCCACCAAAATGAGTCCAAGCGGAATCCGTACTGATGATTATAACACCGAAGTCTTTAAAGCTAGGATTCAAGTTACTCATATAAGCTTGGtttgattaaataaaacaaataacgaTCACTGTTAAGAAGAAAGAACTTAGGCGAGCGTGTAGAGTAGGAGTCAACAGTGCTGAAATGTAGTGTATTGGAGATTTGGCTGAAGAATTTGAGATGGGGTATCGCACTTTACTATTGACCGCTGTAACACGCATTGCTAATGGTGAGAAGTACTCAACAATTAGTTAAAAGAGTGTGTGCATTTGCGAAATTATATCATCAAAGGGTTGTCATCCTGTAATAAGTATTCCTTACGCCAAGAACGCTATCACTAAAATTTTTAATCTCACGAAATATATGTACGATGATCTCAAGTTACCAAAGACGTCACGTTTCTAAtgtctttgtttgatttagGACTTTTCGGTTCTGATTGCGGTGAGAAACGTGAAACGAATCTCAGAGGTTTGCTTTCGACCCCAGTTCGTAAATTTAAAGTTGAGATATGAAGATCATTAACTGACAGTTATTTCTGCACAAATTTACAACAGCTCAGCAATTGCTGACCAGCAATAACTTTAAGGATACAAGTAACTGTGATGCTTTTAAAAGAGAGATATACGTTAATACAAAACTTCACAATGATGACATCTGTTACCCTCGAAAGTATTAATCAGTGTATTTTTACAAGGCTTGTGGCATAATTGTATACTTTCACGCCCATGATACTTCGTTCCTTAAAATCGAATTCCTCACCTAACAATTAcatactttttgttttgatttttattttcgttgATGGTTCATGTTAACGTCCAGGACGAAACCGGCGCCTAGAAATTTATAAGGTGTGGTGCTGTGTGGTGCTTTCAGCAAGGGCGACGGTTCTTTGAGTCGATCCCTGTTGATTGTTATCGGTGTTCGAGCCCGATTCATTGCGAATTTTATTGCAGTATGCACAGTGGAGTATTCTTTTGAACTCTAACCTAAACAACGGATTCATTCCGGCGTAAATGAAAGGATTAATGGCGTTTGACAAATTTACGAAGAAAGCGCACAGCAGTTGAACATTGCGAGGTACTTTTCCCACAAAGCGTACCAAGATGGTAATCAACCAAGCAGGAACCCAGCATAACATGAAGGCAAATACTACGACGAATAATGACTTGCTTATTCGGATTTCATGTGCGCTGAAATGGGCATCCCGTCTTTGACTTTGATGGGTCATCGCTAAATTGATGTTGTGTTCCCGGATTTTTCTGGAGACTTTTCGGTAACTGAAAATCGTCACCGCCAggggaagaaggaaaaacaagcCAACGACCACAAAATAATGAAGTATTTTGCTAGATGCAGCCAGATGTTGGTTCAAGCACGAAGCATAATCCGGCACAAATTGAAAGCCTTGTAGACCAGCCAAGCGAGAAAACAGGATGTAACTAGCAATTAAACCCCATACAAAGGCCAGCACGAGGCGGGATTTTATTGGGGAGA containing:
- the LOC131775385 gene encoding melatonin-related receptor-like, which gives rise to MADLPSRSVALTIVESGFMIALNIMSLGGNIMVCIAVYRNTRLRSTTNIYIIALAISDLLSAIFVMPFATGVLISGKWPFGKVLCQVNAFFSLFAVYVSPVTMGLTAVNRYMRICKSDMEYKRFFSPIKSRLVLAFGWSLIACYILVPRLAGVQRFQFVPEYAACLSQQLAASNKIAHFFVIVGLFFLLPLAVTIFSYRKVSKKIQEHNINLAMTHQSQRRDAHFSAHEIRISKSLFVVVFAFTLCWVPAWLITILAHFVGKVRRNIQLLCAFFVNLSNAINPFIYAGMNPLFRLEFTRILHCAYYKKIRNESGSNADYNQQGSSQRTVALVESTTQHHTLQITRRQFRP
- the LOC131775387 gene encoding melatonin-related receptor-like; protein product: MADLPSRSVALTIVESGFMTALNIFSLGGNIMVCIAVYRNTRLRSTTNIYIIALAISDLLSAIFVMPFAAGVLISGRWPFGKVLCQINAFFSLFVVYVSPVTMGLTAVNRYMRICKSDMEYKRFFSPIKSRLVLAFVWGLIASYILFSRLAGLQGFQFVPDYASCLNQHLAASSKILHYFVVVGLFFLLPLAVTIFSYRKVSRKIREHNINLAMTHQSQRRDAHFSAHEIRISKSLFVVVFAFMLCWVPAWLITILVRFVGKVPRNVQLLCAFFVNLSNAINPFIYAGMNPLFRLEFKRILHCAYCNKIRNESGSNTDNNQQGSTQRTVALAESTTQHHTL